Within Lolium rigidum isolate FL_2022 chromosome 5, APGP_CSIRO_Lrig_0.1, whole genome shotgun sequence, the genomic segment TTCTGTTGACAGAAATATGAGCATCTACAAGaccaaatcaatatcaatagatccaCCATAGAATAATATTGCATAACATATTTATTTAATATTGTAGATGTTTATATTATTGTCTATAAAATTGGTAAAATTTTAAGacattgacttttgactaaaaatATACTTGCtttttggaatggaggtagtaagaAAATATAATCAAGATACAAAGCCATAGTCAAACCTTTAGATATCAGAACAGAACAACAAGAAATCATAACAAAATGCCCTAAAGAGCAACTATACATGCAGATATCACAAGAGACACTAAGCATCTAGCACTTTACCATCCTATAAAGGCAATAAGGCATAGCACTGAACTACCAATAGGAAAACACAATATGTTGTAAAGCACGCCAAGAAATGATTTAAATTACGAAGTAAATAAATATTGTGTATTGTTGGGAGTGGGTAACATCATTCATCTATTGTGCTACTTTATAACTGAAGACTGGAAGGCACCTTCTGTGACAACTGACAACAGAGCGCTGGTATATCTAGGGCCAATACATTATACATACTTTGATGTAAATAATTTCTCTTTGAGAAATAGCCAACTCGTACAGTATTTTGCATGAACTATGAAGTGATGAAGACCAGTTATCTCAACTAAACAATGGGAAACCACAAGTCTGTACTTGCATAGATAAGAAAATTGGCGTCATTGCACAAAAGTAGAAAAAACAGTACAGATAATCAATTCTACACTGGTGTGCATAGCAAAACAAAAAAGTAATTATCTGGTTGTGGATGGTACAGAAGGATGAAAGAATGAGCTAAGCCAGACAGCAGATACAGATACACATACCACGGGTGATGATATTGTGAAACGCATTGTTGAGGAATAGTAGTCATAATTTGGCCCAGATAAAATCTGACACACATGACTGGGAAGAGGCAATTCAGATGGGTGAAAATTCGATAAATGGGCAGGTACCTGAGAAGCAAAATGAATAGGCATATGCAAGTTATAATTCCATAGCGGCACTTATTTTCGTACAATTATGGTTGCAGCGTATGAATAGAAGACAACAAGAAGTTTTGTTAAGAAATATGGTCGCAGAGCAGTTTCAGATATCCAATAGGCCATTTAACTAGACTCGGTAAATTTAGTGAGCAGCATACATTTGCAATGTTTTCACTCAACAACAGAGTAACAGGCGGTGTGGGGACCATCACGAAGTAAAGAAATAAGTTGTATAATTTCTCGGATTAGACTCTTGTAGATAAGATCATAAGAAAAGAGAATTAACTTACATGAATATTTTCAGGTAGAGGCATATTAACTGAACAAAGACTGAGTTTCCTGCCTTGTCTCAGAATCAGCACCATATGAGTACTACAGAAGTCAACATCTTCAAGAATAATACCTGGTTCCTCAAGGAAAACATCCTGATTCAAACATCAAAAGTTGGGTCAAATAGATAGCAGATAGACACCACAATCTGAATTAATTCAGAGCAGGACTTTTTTTACAACAGCAGTTGCAACGAAGTACTAGTAACCATACATTACATAGATAGTGCTTACGATGCATTTGCCAAAGAAGTATGAAAAAAATAAACTGCTATTTTCAAAGTACTCATTGCGTTTTTATGAAGAGAGTGTGTGCATGCAGATAACTTTGATAGGACATAGTACATAGTAGCACGGACCTTCCAATTCTTTGGCCCAGGAGATTCCACATCAGACTGCATTAGGTAATGTGAATTAACACGAACACCATCTCTTGAGGCATCTGTAAATAAATACAGGCGTCCATGATGATGTTCCACAATGCACTGAACTTGGGATTCACCTTCCCATACAAGCGTCATTCTGGACAAGGGATCAGAACCCTTTATTAAATATACCTGCAAAGGGATAATCTTGCATGAGcagtgaaaaaaaaaccaagtaAGAACAGTACAGATATGGAGTACGAAAAGCAGAACCTTTGAGTGTGTGTCTGAAAAGACATTTAACGTTATAAACCGAAAATCCTTGGTATGCCTGATATTCAAATAAATATTCTCACCAGGTTCTTCCAGTATGAGAATATCATCCTTGCTAGATCCAATAATGCTGCAATACAGCCTAACGGAAAAAAAAACTTAAGTTGCAGTGCACTAGAGCAGAGCATAGAAGAATAGACACAATAAAAATAAATCCACCTACCGATATGGTCTTCTGTCCTCGTTTGTAACAACATAAACCAGTGCTTTCCCATCCATAGCCCATGAAATATTTGAGACCCGGTCGGCACGAGGTTTATCACAAAGTGTGCCTGTCACCAGATCCCTGACCAATAAAGTGAAGGAGTCCTTATCTTTGTCATACATGGTGTATGCAATGTAGCGGTGATCTGGAGAAACTTCAGACAGCTCCTCATACGAGTATCCTGCATACCAAGGATAGCTGTAGCATTCATAATCTGTATAACTGTGAGAAAAAAATGACTAACTAACTGTTTTGGAAGAGACCCACAGCGGGACTCAAAAGCTGTAGCAATTACCTACATCCAATGATGTAGTATTGCATATCTGTAGTCCCTAGTGCACAGTGCAAAGAACATAAAGCATCCCCAAACGGGCGGACAGGAAAAATGGAAGTGTGTGGATGCACTAAAGTATGTTCAGTAGCCCCTAATTGTGATGTTTGGTAAATGTTACTTCTGGTAACTAATAGATACCGAGATCAATACAGCAAGATCATTTCATCAAAATATAAACGAAAATCAAAACATCGTGGTTGAGAAGATAATAATTTATGACACATCAAGAAGCCCAAACTTCTGGTAACTTGTAAAGCCTCTAAGGTAACACGCTGTAGATGTTGAAAAAGGTAACAAGAGTAGCAACTGCAAAAATTGATAGCAAATGCGAATATGAATTTCGATGGTTACCTCCGAATCGCTCGGCCTCCTTGTTGTAATCCACGAGTTTCTGCTCGATGCGCTTCCCCGCGGTGAAGTCGAACCCGGCGGAGGGGTCGCTGTAGGAGACGAACTCCCCGTGTAGCGCGGCCGAGCGGCGGCAGAGGACGGGGTACTGCCTGCCCTCGTCGGCGCGGCGGTAGTAGAGCCAGGGGCCCCAGCGGGCCGGCGTGGTGCAGGCCTCGGAGGCGAGGCGGGAGGCCATCTCGAGCTGGAGCTTGCGCGCGAGCCGGTCGGCGCCCGCGGCGGCCAGGCAGGCCTCGGCGTACTTCTCCTCGGCCTCCATGTGCACGTCCATGTGGCGCATGGCGGCCGCGTCGGCCAGCGAGCCCATCCACGCGTAGCTGTCGTGCCACGTCTCGCCGTGGATGGTGGCGGGCTCGGGCTTctgcggcgggcgcggcgggtTGGGAGGTGGGGGTAGGGgtggggcggtggtggtggtgggcttGGTGCGGCGGTGgatgtggcggcggaggaggaggcgcggcagGAGGTCTAGGTGGCGGCGCATGGTCGCGGCGGTTGGGGtcgccggcggtggcggaggcggaggatgGGGAGGGTTTTGGTGGGGTTTTGGTTCGCCGGATTTGGGGGAGGGGAATGATTTGGGGGGATGGAAATGGGCTTCCGTGGTTATTATGGGCTTTCGGCTGGTGTAGAAGGAATACGTAACTGGCCAACAGGCTTTCTGGGCCCGGGTACGCGGCCCGGGTGCGTGGCTCTCGGCCTGCCAACTGCGTCAGCGAAAACCTGTCCAGATTCAATGGCACGAGACGACACACACTTCGTCCACTCGCCGACGGGTCTCGAATCGCACGACGGCATCTCTCCTCCGCCCGTCCCAAACGACCCAACCGAAACCCTCCCCACACACTGACACGTGGGCCAGACATAATCTGACCCCACCAGTCATCCACTCCCTCGCCCACGCAGATCCCCCACCTCGCCTGACCGACCGGCTCGGCTACGGCAGTGGCGGCGCGACGCACGCAGGCACTGGAGCGGCTGGGCGGCCTCATGAATCTGGCCACCTCCGCGACCACCACCACCCCGCGCCATGGACTCGTGCCATTaaacccctcctcctcctccgcggcctcctcCCTCCGTCGCTCCCTCCGGAAGATCTCGCCGCTGACCCCGATGGcatccgcccccgcccccgcctccgcggccctctccaccgccgcccccgccgacaacggcgccggcgccgcgaAGCCGGCGGAGAAGCAGCCCGTGCAGGTcggtgaccccccacccaccccgaTTGGTCCCGTATCCCCTATCCCATGTTCTGTGGCTCAGGTTTCAGCTTGCGGGTTCCGTGAGGCTCCGTGTGGCAAGTGGCTACTGACAGTCGAGAATCAAACTATCATAGCTTGCAAATCTCCTAGTTATCGAGGTGCTGTTGCTGTAGAGTGTAGCGAGTAAAGAAACTGCTATGCCCTTTTACTTCTTTGTTCAGCACAAGATGTTGTGCATACCAATATACCATGTTGAATTAAGTTTAGAAGCGGCTCCACTACTGCAagtgttttatcacaggcagctgCGTTGCTACGAAAACAGATTAATCTTGAGTCTAGTTGCAACTTTAATTTGATGCCACCGCATCTGCTATTGTGAGTGGCATGATCAGCTGTACGCAGGTGAGACATTTGTTGAATCCATACTGTCTGAGACAGACAGTAGTCCATGCAATTTTAGCTTATTTGTTTTTGTGTGACTGATCATGCCATTAATCAATAGAGTTACTGCACTGGGTTATAGACAGATAGGAAGTTTAGTTTAGTTATTATTTGGGCTGGCCTAAGATTTGACCGGTCCTGCACTCGACCGGCGCCACGGTTCCCCCACAAAGAATGTTTGCTctggatatatatttttttaagaTAAAAAGGGGTGAAACCCTATGGTTCCATTAAAATGCAACCAAGTGTGTATATTGTTAAGAAACATAACATCAAGCTAGCACAAGAAGGTCCATGGTTACAGTGCGGAGGATAAATTGCGTGTGTTCTGTTCCAGAATTTTAAAACATCATAAAGGGAAACAAAAAATGTCTGTTTAAGAGAAAGCCGCAAAACTGTAATATACAATATCGACTCTGTAGGCTACGTTTTTCACTAGATGTTATAAACTTATTTCTATGGAATCCCTTGCACCATGCAGTCATCCATAAGTAACAGCTTAAACTATCCAAGATATCTCAGATTCCCATATTCCCATTCAGGCCACATTTCTTTTCAATTACTCCATATTACCTGATAATATGAAAAATGCAGATGGAAACTATGTGCCTTATAAGATGAATTAGAGTACTGCTTATTTTGTGACCATACCTGCTGCCATGCCATATTGTCCATATGTTAGACTGCTGCTACGTTCCATAGCTATGAGCCAGCAACCCATCTAAAGAATATCAACGGTGAATCAGGGGCCATTAGTCTTGTTGGTCAAGAACTGGGTGTTCACTCGGTTGGGTAGCAGTGCGAGTGCAAACGCTCCTAATATGCCTTCGCGGCCTAACCTTTGCAGGGTGCCTCAGGTTGTCTTCTCTCTATAGAAGGCTACCAGGGGCTAATCCCCGGTTGGTCTCATTTTCTATATTAGTCTTGTTGGTCCATTGTTTTGCATATTGGAAAAAATAAATACTTATACGATATCACCCCACATTGCCAAAGTTGCATTCTCTGATGTAAGGAGAATACAAAATCTTTATAAGGTAATGAAGTGTTCAAAATAACTAGGAAGTGTTATTTTTGCCCCGTCATGTGAAGTGAACTACGcacatttatcttgaagcttgtaTTTGGGAGATGGGTATTTGAGTTCTTATCCTGTTCTGCAAAAGAGCCATTACAAAATGTACAGTCTAGTACTACAGATCCAAGAAAACAAATAGGCATGTGTGCATGAAAAGGAACAATGGCATCACTTCTGTAAATATTTTTATCATCATGCCCATAATCCTGCTTATCTCTGTATCAAGGTGTTCATTTTGTATTGTAATGCAAGCCATAAATCTATGAACTTTGCCCTAGTCAATTGTTGTCCTAGCCCATTCTTGACAACTCATTATAAATACAATTACAAGGTCCTTCTTTAAGTCATACTAGATTGTCATTGGACAAGATCATGCTAGTTAGAGAAAATTACGCAACATTTCTGAAACCCAGATAATGAGTTTGACCTGTTTCATATTTTGACAACATACATTTCCATGATGTGTGCATACGGTATTAGGATGCCCATCTTTTAAGACTTAGTTCGATTAAACACCTCAAAAAGAGATGAAATAAGATAGTTGAACATATAATTGTGAACCAAACATCGCTTGGTTTGTTAGAACTCAACTGACATAAAACTTTAACAACATACTATCTGTACAACAGGATAAATTACCTCAAATATTCAGGATCTAATATGATAAAACTCAACTGACATAAGCCAGATGATTCTTGTATAACTACCATAATATTATTATCAAGATGGAATTTTTCTTGTATTTGTCCTAGATTGGTTCTGAATAATACTGAATTTTCCCATGTCCATGTCCATTCTGTATTGAGTCGAATCGCATTGTTGTTACATAGTACAGCTCCAGTCTTCAGAGTTGATGCTTTGGATATTGACTCAGTCTCCAAAATCAAACTTGGACTTTCAGCATTTACCACAATATAATGCTGAACCATGAGTGTTACTCCCTCcggttgtactaaatccgagtcaattaaataagaccggagggagtatatattatGGAAGCATTTTCTGGCATGAATCTGTACATTTGATTTAAAGACATCCAGTCAAAGTATTTTTTAAATGATTTGTTTTCAAGTTGTAGAAGTTTGACCAAAGGTATGCCTCAGACCTCTTTTTTTACTAGAGGGAGTATACAGGCTTGAGCTCGTGATTTGATTCTGTAGTCAATTCCTATCCCATGCTTGAGAACTCATTGTCATACAATTATGAATTTTCCTTAAATGATACCAGCAAGCGCCTATTGGACAAGGTTGTTGGTTAGAGAAAATCAAGCAACATTTCCAAAACCCAAAtattccctccgtcccagtttgtAAGCGCCTTCGTATTTTGAGATTTAACTTTGGCCATCAATTAGATCATTAGTTTGTATCATTGGAAtcttcttttgaatatgaattcAATGGTTATATTTTTTGTGGACATTACCCACATTTCTTTGGTCAAATGATTGTCAAATGTGAACCTTGAAATGCATGGATCCCTTATAAATTGGGACGGAGGGAGGGATCAGAGTTTGGAGCAGTTTGATCGTTTTAACAACATATATTTTTGTGTATGCATACCTATGGAGTCGCTAGTCAGGGTGCCTAAAAGAGATGACAGAAAATAGGTTGAACACAGAAAATTGTCGACCAAACGTTGTTTGGAGCTATGGATTCGCCAAGGCATGACAAATTGTAATGTTGTTAGCAGTTAAAAAGATAAACGGGTCAATTTGACCTGTACAACACGATGCAGAACTTTCATGCTCAGTATGACATGTTAAAGCTCCACTGACATGAATTCGATGATTCTCATATAACTCCCATAATAATATGATTAAACAGAATTTTTACTTGATGTACTCTAGTTTTGTTCCAAGTAATGCAAGATTTTTTTTCTAAATGAGTTGAATTGTATTTCTTGTCATAGTATACAAACTTGAGCTCGTGATTTGATCTCTTCTCTATTGCAGGTCGCGAAGCGGTTGGAGAAGTTTAAGACAACAATTTTCACACAGATGAGCATGCTTGCGGTGAAGCATGGAGCAATAAACCTTGGCCAGGGCTTTCCCAATTTTGATGGCCCTGACTTTGTCAAGGAGGCTGCTATCAAGGCTATCAATGCTGGAAAGAATCAGTATGCAAGAGGATATGGTGTGCCTGAACTGAATTCAGCTGTCGCTGAAAGATTCCTGAAGGACAGTGGGTTGCAAGTCGATCCTGATAAGGAAGTTACCGTTACATCTGGGTGCACAGAAGCAATAGCTGCAACGATATTGGGTTTGATCAACCCTGGGGATGAGGTGATATTGTTTGCTCCATTCTATGATTCTTATGAGGCTACGCTGTCCATGGCTGGCGCCGATGTCAAGGCCATTACGCTCCGCCCTCCAGATTTTGCTGTCCCTCTTGAAGAGCTAAAGGCTGCAGTGTCGAAGAATACAAGAGCAATAATGATAAACACACCTCACAATCCCACTGGGAAGATGTTCACGAGGGAGGAACTTGAGTTCATTGCTGATCTCTGCAAGGAAAACGATGTGCTGCTCTTTGCTGATGAGGTCTATGACAAGTTAGCATTTGAGGCGGATCACATATCAATGGCTTCTATCCCCGGCATGTACGAGAGGACCGTCACGATGAACTCTCTCGGGAAGACATTCTCCTTGACCGGATGGAAGATCGGCTGGGCAATCGCACCTCCTCACCTGACATGGGGCGTGAGGCAGGCGCACTCGTTCCTCACATTTGCCACCTCCACACCGATGCAGTCAGCTGCGGCAGCAGCTCTGCGAGCACCGGAGAGCTACTTCGAGGAGCTGAAGAGGGACTACAGCGCGAAGAAAGTGCTGCTGGTCGACGGGCTCAAGGCCGCGGGCTTCATCGTCTACCCATCAAGCGGAACCTACTTCGTGATGGTGGATCACACCCCGTTCGGGTTCGACAACGACGTCGAGTTCTGCGAGTATCTGATCCGCGAGGTCGGTGTCGTTGCCATCCCGCCGAGCGTGTTCTATCTGAACCCCGAGGACGGGAAGAACCTGGTGAGGTTCACCTTCTGCAAGGATGATGACACGCTCAGAGCCGCGGTCGACAGGATGAAGGCCAAGCTGAGGAAAAAGTAAAtgattctgtttctttttctttttacagCGGCATCACCTACATGATTGGGGCGGTCTcatgtagttgttgattgttgaataaaACCTGCCTGATATGAACTGCACTCCAGTGCATGTACACTTATCTTGCAGTAGGTATGTATCCTGTCTGTGACTTCATCTCTTGCGTTCGTTACTGTTTGTCTATGTTGGCCGACCCTGATAGATCAGGATAGCTGACGGCACGAAACTTGTGCAGAGCAACCTACGGCTGCTACTTGCCCGAGCTTTTTCACATGTTCTGTCATCAGTATATCAAGTACCAACTGATGAAAGCAATGCTtttataagagagaaaaaaatatTTATACTTCCGCTTCTGTGGTTCCAACCTTTCTACAGATGACGATCTAACAAAATTGCAGCCGTTGTCGTGTCAAGTTGCTCAAGAGCCAAATAACTGCAACAAGCCGCTTTCTTTTACTCTGTCAACACTTTGTTTTCCTGATGTCATTGTCCTATATATCTATCTATACATGACATGTCTAGACATAAAACCGCGATCTGGGAAACTCGTAGCCGTGAACAGCTTCTATGCACGACGTTGCATGACCAGTCAAGTTCACCATGTACGAGCCACACGTTCCGGTGGAAAAAAAAACTGACACCACTTGTGTGACATCCACGGTACACAGCTACTATCTGAACCTCCCTGTTACTATCTTACCCAGCACCACACACTTCACCAAACGAGAACAGTTGGGAAAATAAAAGGAATCGGGAGACGATAAGAACAGACGTGCGACGCGATCAATCACACACAGGAACACAAGGCATGGCACAGCAAACGTGCCCATATTCTCCCGACGATGCCGATCGTGTTGAAGGTTCACACTCCACGCCGCCATGGATGGCCCCGTGTTTGCTTCCTCGATTGTTCTCTCTCGCGACAGGGACAGCGACCGATGCATTGAACCAGATTGCATTATCTTTCCCTTTTGTGCCATCAGCATGTCGCGGCACGAACAGAGAACGCACACGCAGACGAGGATAAACAATGGCGTCAACGGCGGCGCCGTCTGATTAAACCCTCCTACATCATGACCGGTCGGAGTTATATTAACTCGTGCTAGCTAGTGGACAAGATCGCAATCGTAGAATAAACTGGCTGCCGTGGCTGGTTAGAGTGGCTGCATATGGCTGTGCCATGCGAATATGCGATCCCTGTCTAGTTGAAACTTGAAACTATGATATGATGGTTGATCGGTACGTCTGCGTGCGTGGTTTGCCGCTGCCGACCTCGACCACTAATCACAGCTGAGACCGTGAGATTATTGTACGGGCGTAGTTTCCAAGATCTTGTTTTTCTCCCATGACAGGTGCGTGAGGTTCCCGAGAGGTCTCCGCATCGAGATGCAACTGCAATGACCGGCCATCTGGGGGTATGATTGGTCCTGAATCTGTACGCCAACAAGTACCGCTACCGTACTGTAGCAATGTTTATGGTTGAAGGGTACTTTACTGTAAATTCTTTTGAAAGTTCATCAGAGATGCAATGGTATGACCCGCCATCTTGGTCGTATGATTAGTCTTGAATCTGTACGCCAAAGAGTAGCTTAGCATTGTTTATGGTTGGTAGTACTTTCCTTGTAACTTTCTGAAAGTTTATTCTATGCTATCGGCCCATTCCACAAAGACGGATGGTACTACTAGTTCACTCTACTGGACTCCTTGATATAATggctcatttgattcataggatagaaaaaGTAAAGAAATTAGAAAATTATAGGATTTCAGATGTCATGCCTAGTTGAATCCTATGCAAAGACAAATTCTCTTTGATTGTACAaaaggaatttttcatgaggtataactaatgtttttttttcataggatttacactacaagattcctacaaGATTAGATCCTATAGgatatattcctatgaatcaaacaactagcatAAGAAAAAAATTCATAGGATCAAAATCCTACACTATTCCTATgtgatcctatgaatcaaagggttTTCATAGGAATTATAAAAGATTCAAATTCTTAGGACATTTTTGTAAGGTGAATGTTTGATTCGAGTGCTATTGACTTCTTTTTCCTAGGGTAAAAACAGGTCACTAACCCAGTATAGCAGAAACCCTAACGTTGCCGCCGCACGGAGGCAAGAGGAATATATGGCCGGCAACTTCTAGCGGCGCTCTGATGGACATTATCATGGAAAGGCTAGAGGCAGGCAAACTATATCTGTCTGATGAACCACAAACCCAAACACTATATACACAACTAACGCGATGGGTCGGGGTTCCCTATCCTCTTGCCCAAAGAAAGGGGAACACATGGGTTTGCCGGTGGGCGGAGGGGTATATAGTCACATCT encodes:
- the LOC124652648 gene encoding probable N-succinyldiaminopimelate aminotransferase DapC, whose protein sequence is MNLATSATTTTPRHGLVPLNPSSSSAASSLRRSLRKISPLTPMASAPAPASAALSTAAPADNGAGAAKPAEKQPVQVAKRLEKFKTTIFTQMSMLAVKHGAINLGQGFPNFDGPDFVKEAAIKAINAGKNQYARGYGVPELNSAVAERFLKDSGLQVDPDKEVTVTSGCTEAIAATILGLINPGDEVILFAPFYDSYEATLSMAGADVKAITLRPPDFAVPLEELKAAVSKNTRAIMINTPHNPTGKMFTREELEFIADLCKENDVLLFADEVYDKLAFEADHISMASIPGMYERTVTMNSLGKTFSLTGWKIGWAIAPPHLTWGVRQAHSFLTFATSTPMQSAAAAALRAPESYFEELKRDYSAKKVLLVDGLKAAGFIVYPSSGTYFVMVDHTPFGFDNDVEFCEYLIREVGVVAIPPSVFYLNPEDGKNLVRFTFCKDDDTLRAAVDRMKAKLRKK
- the LOC124655519 gene encoding protease 2-like, producing the protein MRRHLDLLPRLLLRRHIHRRTKPTTTTAPPLPPPPNPPRPPQKPEPATIHGETWHDSYAWMGSLADAAAMRHMDVHMEAEEKYAEACLAAAGADRLARKLQLEMASRLASEACTTPARWGPWLYYRRADEGRQYPVLCRRSAALHGEFVSYSDPSAGFDFTAGKRIEQKLVDYNKEAERFGGYSYEELSEVSPDHRYIAYTMYDKDKDSFTLLVRDLVTGTLCDKPRADRVSNISWAMDGKALVYVVTNEDRRPYRLYCSIIGSSKDDILILEEPGENIYLNIRHTKDFRFITLNVFSDTHSKVYLIKGSDPLSRMTLVWEGESQVQCIVEHHHGRLYLFTDASRDGVRVNSHYLMQSDVESPGPKNWKDVFLEEPGIILEDVDFCSTHMVLILRQGRKLSLCSVNMPLPENIHVPAHLSNFHPSELPLPSHVCQILSGPNYDYYSSTMRFTISSPVMPDAVVDYNLLNGKWQIVQQQNMLHERTKVLYGNAFASSMGKLSSDGADLPSQDLGDCDWNELSEYYACEYHDVPSKDGVLIPLTLVYSRKHKQEGNPGLLHGHGAYGEILDKRWRSELKSLLDRGWVIAYADVRGGGGYGKEWHQDGARTKKMNSIYDFVSCGEFLLEKGIIQENKLAGWGYSAGGLLVASAINTRPDLFRAAVLKVPFLDVCNTLLHPILPLTAIDYEEFGFPVDHEEFLAIKKYSPYDNIQKDVPYPAVFVTSSFNTRFGVWEAAKWVAKVRELTQYDPERPVILNLTTDVVEESKYLETKELATETAFLIKMVNST